The genomic window ATTCCCACGATGATTCGGCCTGGGGCGCGATCATGATCCCCATCACCGTGATCCGTAACGGTGAAGGGGAAACAGCCCTGTTGACCGGTGGCAATCATGGCGACGAGTACGAAGGTCCCGTCACTCTGTTCAAGCTGGCCAATAGCTTGACGGCGGACGAGATCCGTGGGCGCGTCATTATCCTGCCCGCCATGAATTATCCGGCCTTCAATGCGGCACGCAGGACTTCGCCCATCGATGGCGGAAATCTCAACCGGATCTTTCCAGGGCGCCCGGACGGAACCACCACTCAGAAGATTGCGGACTATTTCCAGCGCTACCTCCTGCCCATGGCGGACTATGTTCTGGATTTTCATTCCGGTGGCAAGACGCTTGAATTCGTGCCTTTTGCCGCTTGCCACATCCTGCCTGATAAGGAACAGGAGGATAACTGCCGCGCTGCTATGGAAGCCTTCTCGGCCCCTTATTCGATGCAGATGCTCGAGATGGATAGCCGCGGCATGTATGACACGGCCGCAGAGGCCCTGGGCAAGATTTTTGTCACGACAGAACTTGGCGGCGGGGGGACGGCGTCAGCCAGGAATGTGCGTATTGCCGACCGAGGTGTGCGCAACTTCCTGAAGCATGCAGGTATCCTGGATGGCGTTCCCGAGCGAACTGAAAGTATCAAGCTGGATATGCCCGGAGACGAATGCTTCGTTTCCTCGGAAGACGATGGGTTGCTGGAGCCCTGTGTCGATTTGGGGGATACGGTACATGAGGGCGATGTCATTGCCCGTGTGCACAATATTCGTCGGACGGGTGTTCCACCGCGAGATTACTATGCAACCATGGACGGATTGCTTGTCGCGCGTCACTTCCCTGGCATCGTGCACGGTGGCGATTGTATCGCAGTTCTGGCGACCTGGTACTGATCCACTGACCTTCCGAGACCAAATATTGCTCGGCACTTTGCTTCGGCAGAGGCGGGAAGGTTGTGTTGTAAGGTCTTGTTAACCTTCAACGCATATTCTGTGTCCTTCACACCATAGTGGATACGTGATTTACATAAAATACAGGAAAAGAGCCGATCAAAAGCATCCATCTCTTGAATAATAATCAGTGTATGTTAGAAACATAAAACCTAACGCATAGGTAGGGAAAGGTAGCTGCGGCTACCGCTTTTCGCGGAGGTGTATCCCGAAAGAGCAGGATGGGAGCGCGCGATCAGAAAGGCGCCATGGGGTGGCGCCTCAAAGCGTTTTAGGTCTCAAGTAAAAGAATAACAACGTTTGCATCTTTACGCTCCGTCTTGGAGCGAGAACTCTTATGAGGAGGGGGTGATGGCAGGTAAATCGTTCAAGCCGGCACTGAAGGCCATGCTGTTCTGTGGTGCTTCTGCCATTCTCATGGCACCAGGCAGCAGTTTCGCCATGGGGCTTGAGGAGGCGGTTCAGGTTGCACTGGAAACTAATCCGGAGGTTGGCGAGGCTGTCGCCAACAAGGAAGCACGCAATTTCGAATTGGACCGCGCGCGCGGTAACTACTATCCGCAGGTGACACTCGAAGGGCGCAGCGGTCCCGGTTATCGGGATACCCGTGCCAATGACGGCAACAAGGAGTGGCGCCTGCGCAGCGAAGCTTCCGTGACCGTCCAGCAGATGCTGTTCGACGGTTTCGCCACCGACAGCGAAGTCGAGGCATCGGCTGCCAGAATCGATTCCGCAGCGCTGCGCGTCATGGAACGCTCCGAGTTCATCGGACTGGAAGTGGTGCGCATCTACATCGATATCCTGCGCCAACAGGAGCTTGTGGAACTGGCCCGCCGGAACGTTGAAGTTCTTGAAGGTATTTACAGGGATGTGGCCGACCAGGTGCGGAGCGGTGCTTCCAGCATTGCCGATCAACAGCAGGCCGACGAGCGTGTAGAGAATGCACGTTCCCTGCTGGTGGATTTCGAGCGCAGCCTGGAGGAAGCGGAAATCACCTTCGAGCGGCTGGTTGGGGAACCGCCACAGAACCTTGCGGATATCCAGACCGGTCCCCAGGGCATGCCGCGCTCCCGGGAAGAGGCGGTCCAGATCGCTCTGGAAAGCAATCCCAGCATCCAGTTTGCCCGCGCCGATCTCGATGCGGCTTATGCGGATTGGGAGGCCTCGAAGTCGGCCTTCTATCCGGAAGTCAGCTTGGTTGGCACGGCGCGCGCCGGCTACAACCTCGATGATACTGAAGGCAAGAACAATGACTTGTCCCTTCAGTTGGTCGTGAGCTATCCGCTTTTCACGGGCGGGATCGATACGGCGAACCGCGAGATCGCCGTGCGCGAGATCAGCCAGGCCCGTGAAGCGCTGCTGAATCAGGAGCGAGAGGCCGAGGAACTGGTCCGCCAGTCCTGGAGCTCGGTGATGGCCAATCAGCGCCGCATTGATATCCTGCGTGAGCAGGTCGTCTCCAGTGAGCAGGTTCGCAATTCCTATCGCGACCAGTTCAGCATCGGTCAGCGCACACTTCTGGATCTTCTGGATTCGGAGAATGAGCTCTTCAACGCAAGAGTCTCCCTGGCCACCAGCGAGTATGCCGAGATCTTTGCCAAGTATCGCGTGCTGGGTGCGGCTGGACGTCTTCTCGACACATTGGGTGTCCAGCCTCCGAGGCAGGCTCAGGAATATGCGCGAGAAGAGGCGAGCGTTCCCGAGACGCCGGAAGAGGAAACCATGTCCCGTCAGGAGCCGCGGTGGCTTCAGTCGGATTAAGATGCAGGATCAGTATCCCCGCCAGGATGGCGGGGATCTGCGCCTAGAGAGAGTGTATGGCGCGCTAAATGGTTCAGGATACAAGCCTTCAGCAGGAGCGGGTCGAGGCAGCCGAGGTCCAGCAGGGTGTCGTCGACCCGCTTCTCGAATCCCTTGTCTTTCTCAGCAAGTATCACCATCGGCCAACGTCTCGTGATGCCCTGATTTCAGGTCTGCCGCTGGACAAGGGGCGGCTTACGGTTGATCTGTTTTCACGATGCGCAAGCCGTGTCGGGTTGAGCGCCCGCATCGTTCGACGCCCTCTCAAGTCCATACCGGATTTTGTGTTACCCGCCGTTCTTCTGATGAAGAACGGCGAATGCTGTGTCCTGACCGCCTGGAGACAGGATGGACAGGCGGAAGTTGTCCTGCCCGACAGCGGCGAGGGAACCACCGTGATTCCCCTCGATACGCTGGAAGAAGACTATCTTGGTTATACCCTTTATGTGCGCCCGGAGTATCAGTTCGACGCCCGCATGAAGGAAGAAGAGGAAGAGCGTCCTCAGAACCGGTCCTGGTTCTGGGGAACTCTGGCCCGACTCTGGCCGGTTTACCTTCAGGTCATGGGGGCGGCCGCCGTTGTGAACGTGCTGGCCATTGCGTCGCCCCTCTTTGTGATGAACGTCTATGACCGCGTCTTACCGAACCAGGCGTTCTCCACACTCTGGGTTCTGGCAGCCGGCATGGGCATTGCCATGTTTTTCGATTTTCTGCTGCGCAATCTTCGCGCGGCGTTGATTGACAATGCAGGCCGACGCGCAGATGTCCTTTTGGCAAGTCGATTGTTCGAACAGGTACTGAACATCCAGATGAAGGTCAGGCCTGGTTCCACGGGCGCCTTTGCGAACCATCTGCGCGAATTCGAGACGGTGCGCGACTTCTTCACCTCTTCGACATTGGCGTCTCTGACGGACCTGATGTTCGTCGGGCTTTTTCTCTTCATCATATGGATGATCGGCGGTCCACTCGTTTATATTCCGCTTGCAGCCGTGGTCCTGGCCCTGGTGACAGGTTTCTGCATCCAATTCCCCTTGAACTCTGTGGTACGGAAGACTCACAAGGAGGCGGCCCAGAAACATGGGATTCTGGTGGAAACGCTAAGCGGCCTGGACACCATCAAGGTGGCCGGCGCCGAGGGGCGCATGCAGCGCTCTTGGGAGCAATTTGTGGGCAGCACCTCGCGCACGGCGCAACGCTCGCGGCTCTTCTCCAACCTCGGTATCAATACGACATCCTTTCTCCAGCAGGGAACCACTGTCGGAATTGTCATCTTCGGCGTCTATCTGGCGTCAGAGGGTGAGTTGAGCATGGGTGCCATTATTGCCTGTGTGATCCTGGGGGGACGGGCGGTGGCGCCGCTTGGTGGCATGGCAAACACTCTGTCCCGCATGAACCAGTCCATCGTTGCCTTGAAGACCCTGGACGGAATCATGAAGCTGCCGGTCGAGCGGCCGGTCGACCGGCGTTTTGTCAGCCGCGGCCGCATGGATGGCGAGATAGAGTTCCGGGGCGTCAACTTTACCTATCCGGAGGCGCGGACCCAGGCCCTGCGCGAGGTCTCCTTTCGTGTAAACCAGGGCGAACGTGTCGGTATCCTGGGGCGTATCGGCTCGGGCAAGACGACGATTGGGCGTCTTGCTTCAGGACTCTATGAGCCCGATGAAGGCGCGGTCCTGCTTGACGGCACCGATTTGCGCCAGATTCATCCAGCTGACATTCGCCGGAATGTCGGGTTCATGATGCAGGATGTGACCCTATTCTATGGAACCGTTCGCGAGAACATTGCGCTCGGTTTCCCCCAGGCCGATGACGCTCTGATCCTGCGGGCCTCGAAACTGGCAGGGGTGGACGATTTTGTCGGGGCTCATCCTGAGGGCTACGACATGATCATCAGCGAACGCGGGCAGAACCTTTCCGGTGGGCAGCGGCAGGCCATTTCGCTGGCGCGTGCCCTTCTGACAGATCCACCAACGCTGGTCCTGGATGAACCAACCAGTGCAATGGATGTCGCCTCGGAACAGGCCATGATCAACCGCCTGAGAGAAGTGCTCGATACAGGGCGTACTTTGATCCTGGCCACGCACAGAACCAGCCTGCTCAATCTGGTGGATCGTCTGATCGTCATGGATCGAGGGCGGCTGGTCGCCGATGGTCCGCGCGACGAGATCATGAACCGCCTACGCGGCGGCAAGTTTCGAGTGGAGGAGCAATGAGCTCGGTCCGCTGGAAGGACTATGACTATGCGCAGGAAGTGAAATCTGCGCTGCATCAGGGGTCACGCCGCTCGACACAGATTTTCCTGTTGGTGGTTATCGCCATGATCGTGGCTGCCGTTGTCTGGGCGAGCAATGCCACGGTGGATGAAATCACCCGCGGCGACGGCCGTGTCATTCCCTCCAGCCAGCTGCAGAAGGTTCAGAGCCTGGAAGGGGGAATCGTCCAGGATATCCTGATCAGCGAAGGCGATCTGGTCGAGAAGGGACAAACCCTGCTCAAGATCGACGACACCAGTGTTTCCTCTTCACTGGGGGAGTTGCAGGCGGAAAAAAGAGCGATCGAGGCACGCATTGCCAGGCTTGAGGCCGAAGTCCGGGACCAGGAAGAGATCGACTTCCCGGAGAACCTGCAAGAGAACTATCCGGAAATGGTCAAGAACGAGCGTGAGCTCTTTGATGCGCGCAAGGAGGAGTTGGAAGCCGAAATCGGCATAGCGCGCCAGCAGGCGCGCCAGCGCGAGCTGGAGCTGAAGGATTACAAGCGTCAGGAAGACGCCTTGCGTGAAAGCTTGCAGCTGGCTCAGGAAGAACTCTCGCTGAACCG from Fodinicurvata sediminis DSM 21159 includes these protein-coding regions:
- the doeB gene encoding N(2)-acetyl-L-2,4-diaminobutanoate deacetylase DoeB; the encoded protein is MLASVEFLPPNPISTSLDFDYDGIQHGFLKLPYSHDDSAWGAIMIPITVIRNGEGETALLTGGNHGDEYEGPVTLFKLANSLTADEIRGRVIILPAMNYPAFNAARRTSPIDGGNLNRIFPGRPDGTTTQKIADYFQRYLLPMADYVLDFHSGGKTLEFVPFAACHILPDKEQEDNCRAAMEAFSAPYSMQMLEMDSRGMYDTAAEALGKIFVTTELGGGGTASARNVRIADRGVRNFLKHAGILDGVPERTESIKLDMPGDECFVSSEDDGLLEPCVDLGDTVHEGDVIARVHNIRRTGVPPRDYYATMDGLLVARHFPGIVHGGDCIAVLATWY
- a CDS encoding TolC family outer membrane protein, encoding MAGKSFKPALKAMLFCGASAILMAPGSSFAMGLEEAVQVALETNPEVGEAVANKEARNFELDRARGNYYPQVTLEGRSGPGYRDTRANDGNKEWRLRSEASVTVQQMLFDGFATDSEVEASAARIDSAALRVMERSEFIGLEVVRIYIDILRQQELVELARRNVEVLEGIYRDVADQVRSGASSIADQQQADERVENARSLLVDFERSLEEAEITFERLVGEPPQNLADIQTGPQGMPRSREEAVQIALESNPSIQFARADLDAAYADWEASKSAFYPEVSLVGTARAGYNLDDTEGKNNDLSLQLVVSYPLFTGGIDTANREIAVREISQAREALLNQEREAEELVRQSWSSVMANQRRIDILREQVVSSEQVRNSYRDQFSIGQRTLLDLLDSENELFNARVSLATSEYAEIFAKYRVLGAAGRLLDTLGVQPPRQAQEYAREEASVPETPEEETMSRQEPRWLQSD
- a CDS encoding type I secretion system permease/ATPase codes for the protein MVQDTSLQQERVEAAEVQQGVVDPLLESLVFLSKYHHRPTSRDALISGLPLDKGRLTVDLFSRCASRVGLSARIVRRPLKSIPDFVLPAVLLMKNGECCVLTAWRQDGQAEVVLPDSGEGTTVIPLDTLEEDYLGYTLYVRPEYQFDARMKEEEEERPQNRSWFWGTLARLWPVYLQVMGAAAVVNVLAIASPLFVMNVYDRVLPNQAFSTLWVLAAGMGIAMFFDFLLRNLRAALIDNAGRRADVLLASRLFEQVLNIQMKVRPGSTGAFANHLREFETVRDFFTSSTLASLTDLMFVGLFLFIIWMIGGPLVYIPLAAVVLALVTGFCIQFPLNSVVRKTHKEAAQKHGILVETLSGLDTIKVAGAEGRMQRSWEQFVGSTSRTAQRSRLFSNLGINTTSFLQQGTTVGIVIFGVYLASEGELSMGAIIACVILGGRAVAPLGGMANTLSRMNQSIVALKTLDGIMKLPVERPVDRRFVSRGRMDGEIEFRGVNFTYPEARTQALREVSFRVNQGERVGILGRIGSGKTTIGRLASGLYEPDEGAVLLDGTDLRQIHPADIRRNVGFMMQDVTLFYGTVRENIALGFPQADDALILRASKLAGVDDFVGAHPEGYDMIISERGQNLSGGQRQAISLARALLTDPPTLVLDEPTSAMDVASEQAMINRLREVLDTGRTLILATHRTSLLNLVDRLIVMDRGRLVADGPRDEIMNRLRGGKFRVEEQ